From the Ruania alkalisoli genome, one window contains:
- a CDS encoding N-acetylmannosamine-6-phosphate 2-epimerase yields MTTPGSTAASAGSARLLEALRGGLIVSCQAYPGEPMRDPRTTTQVAQSVVRGGAVAVRIESPDDVRAVAAQVEAPIVGLWKVGAEGVYITPTLEHALAILEAGASIVAIDGTRRARPDGLTLAETITELHSRTAAMVMADCGSLADAEAAAEAGADVVSTTLSGYTSERQPGPGPDLDLVREMVGSVDVPVVAEGRIRTPSEAAQARQAGAYAVCVGTAITHPASITGWFREAL; encoded by the coding sequence ATGACCACGCCTGGCTCGACCGCAGCATCCGCGGGCAGCGCGCGCCTCCTCGAGGCCTTGCGTGGGGGTCTGATCGTTTCGTGCCAGGCCTATCCCGGTGAGCCGATGCGGGACCCCCGCACGACGACGCAGGTCGCCCAGTCCGTCGTCCGCGGCGGTGCCGTAGCGGTCAGGATCGAGAGTCCCGACGACGTCCGTGCCGTGGCCGCGCAGGTCGAGGCGCCGATCGTGGGCCTGTGGAAGGTCGGCGCCGAGGGTGTGTACATCACTCCGACGCTCGAGCACGCGCTGGCGATCTTGGAGGCAGGTGCGAGCATCGTGGCGATCGATGGCACCCGGCGTGCGCGCCCCGACGGCCTGACTTTGGCGGAGACCATCACTGAACTGCACAGTCGTACAGCGGCCATGGTGATGGCCGATTGCGGTTCCCTGGCGGACGCCGAGGCCGCGGCCGAGGCGGGTGCGGACGTGGTGAGCACCACACTCTCCGGCTACACCAGTGAGCGCCAGCCCGGGCCAGGACCCGATCTCGACCTGGTGCGCGAGATGGTTGGTTCGGTTGACGTCCCGGTGGTTGCCGAGGGGCGGATCCGGACGCCGTCGGAGGCGGCTCAGGCGCGCCAGGCCGGGGCGTATGCGGTGTGCGTCGGGACGGCGATCACGCACCCGGCGTCGATCACCGGTTGGTTCCGCGAGGCGTTGTAG
- a CDS encoding ROK family protein → MPMTPRVVVAVDIGGTKTAAATVTRDAQVGPIQHVPTPAAAGPEAVIASVADLIRSVLEQASDDDGTVPPLLGIGVATAGMVDTRTGTIVAANSTFPGWPGTAVGKRLSGLFETKVRVQHDVAAHGAGEAWAGAGRGATCALMVAVGTGVGSAIVLEGRSRGGAHHAAGEMGHMPSRLAASMPCPCGRTGHLEAIASGPAIASRYQAIRGGDAQTPVVLARADAGEPDAVSVVRDAATALGEAIAGSVTVLDPEVVILGGGIARASQTWLTTLRQSVHHELVAPLREIPLRLSELEGAAPLLGAARAVWQADDDMPAGGRW, encoded by the coding sequence ATGCCGATGACTCCCCGAGTCGTCGTCGCCGTCGACATCGGCGGGACGAAGACCGCGGCTGCCACTGTCACGCGCGACGCTCAGGTGGGCCCGATCCAGCATGTGCCCACCCCAGCGGCGGCGGGGCCCGAAGCAGTGATCGCATCCGTCGCGGACCTGATCCGCTCCGTGCTCGAGCAGGCCAGCGACGACGACGGCACCGTCCCGCCCCTCCTGGGCATCGGAGTCGCAACCGCGGGCATGGTCGACACTCGCACCGGAACGATCGTGGCCGCCAACAGCACCTTTCCCGGCTGGCCAGGCACCGCCGTCGGGAAGCGCCTGAGCGGCCTCTTCGAGACCAAGGTGAGGGTGCAGCACGACGTGGCCGCCCACGGCGCGGGAGAGGCCTGGGCCGGGGCGGGGCGGGGCGCGACGTGTGCGCTGATGGTGGCGGTAGGGACGGGTGTGGGGTCAGCGATCGTGCTGGAGGGCCGCTCGCGTGGCGGTGCCCACCATGCAGCCGGCGAGATGGGACACATGCCCTCGCGCCTGGCCGCAAGCATGCCCTGCCCGTGCGGTCGCACCGGGCATCTGGAAGCGATCGCCAGCGGCCCGGCCATCGCCTCCCGATACCAGGCGATCCGCGGCGGGGATGCACAGACACCGGTAGTCCTCGCCCGAGCGGATGCCGGAGAGCCTGACGCCGTCAGCGTCGTGCGCGATGCCGCCACCGCGCTCGGCGAGGCGATCGCCGGCAGCGTCACCGTGCTCGATCCGGAGGTCGTGATCCTCGGAGGAGGCATCGCCAGGGCGTCACAGACCTGGCTGACCACCCTGCGCCAGAGCGTGCACCACGAGCTGGTCGCACCCTTGCGCGAGATCCCGCTACGGCTCTCCGAGCTCGAGGGTGCCGCACCGCTGCTCGGCGCGGCACGAGCGGTCTGGCAGGCCGACGACGACATGCCGGCCGGTGGCCGATGGTGA
- a CDS encoding GntR family transcriptional regulator, which produces MVTKYAAIARDLSALVDSKEPGERIPSEQELAARYRVSAMTVRRALQILIESGRIEGIPGRGTFVREPAVTKPLTSTSFSETMRASGRVPSSRLLSAAIEPATEEECWQLGLEPGDAVLRIRRVRYGDDVPLCLEHARLAAARFPGLLGHDLDASLYAILRTKYATVISRARFEVAATHASPGSAQHLGIDTTTPCLRTRTWGRASDGAIVEHTTSLYRGDMYRLTLEDAPGGK; this is translated from the coding sequence ATGGTGACGAAGTACGCGGCGATCGCGCGCGATCTCTCGGCCCTCGTGGACTCCAAGGAACCCGGTGAGCGCATCCCCAGTGAACAGGAGCTGGCCGCCCGGTACAGGGTGTCGGCGATGACGGTGCGGCGCGCCCTGCAGATCCTGATCGAGAGCGGCCGGATTGAGGGAATCCCCGGCCGCGGAACGTTCGTGCGCGAGCCCGCAGTGACCAAGCCACTGACGTCGACGTCCTTCAGCGAGACGATGCGCGCTTCCGGCCGGGTACCGAGCAGCCGGCTGCTCTCAGCCGCGATCGAGCCCGCTACCGAGGAGGAGTGCTGGCAGCTCGGGCTGGAACCCGGTGATGCGGTGCTGCGCATCCGGCGGGTGCGCTACGGCGACGACGTCCCGCTCTGCCTGGAGCATGCGCGGCTCGCCGCCGCACGATTTCCCGGGCTGCTCGGCCACGACCTCGACGCCTCGCTGTACGCCATTCTTCGCACGAAGTACGCCACGGTGATCAGCAGGGCCCGGTTCGAGGTGGCGGCGACGCATGCGAGCCCCGGCAGCGCACAGCATCTGGGCATCGACACCACCACCCCGTGCCTGCGCACCCGCACCTGGGGGCGTGCGAGCGACGGCGCGATCGTCGAGCACACGACATCCTTGTACCGAGGGGACATGTACCGGCTGACGCTCGAGGACGCTCCCGGAGGAAAGTGA
- the helR gene encoding RNA polymerase recycling motor ATPase HelR, giving the protein MPQSSATDRHADTALTPFALPDHLAAKTDPALISEDETRLAEVADAVESQISDLTDRLAATKKNPGRSGQEAVERDVEIRRLTTRIRTLRRFGLDLVLGRMVAADGETTYVGRLGLTDHTGRRLLVDWRSPAAEPFFGATHGDPMGLTSRRRYRWSRGRIVDYWDEVFETGVQQSAAMDDQSAFIASLGASRSDRMRDVLGTIAADQDAIVRSPGAGALIVDGGPGTGKTVVALHRAAYLTYSDPQLGEGRGGVLVVGPHRPYLHYVSDVLPSLGEDGVATCTLADMQPEGAAALAEADPEVARLKTSAQMVRGIRTGIRFYEEPPAEDTWVTLPWAKLVLTPEDWAEAFRAVDPSVPHNEALTDIWDALVEIVADKLTDDEEAAPEVIRRNLTRSSALTEALSRAWPTLEATDVVGDLWTVPAFLKLCAPWLSREEIRLLQRKDPHAWTTADLPLLDAARRLLGDAGLVRRERERADAVAKERAAIGEVIDHLMEHDDSELGVMTMLRHEDLQEALVDDSALPREGRDRLAGPFAHVVVDEAQELTDAEWQMILARCPSASLTIVGDRAQARRGFSESWAQRLERVGITRTRLASLSTNYRTPSEVMAEAEPVIRAALPDANVPTSIRSSGVPVRRGTVSELETILEEWLAEHSGTACVIGHPEFVGTDRVQSLTPQLAKGLEFDLVVLVRPEEFGDGITGAVDRYVAMTRSTRELVVLT; this is encoded by the coding sequence ACCGCCTTGACCCCGTTCGCCCTCCCCGACCACCTCGCCGCCAAGACCGACCCTGCCCTGATCAGCGAGGACGAGACCCGGCTCGCCGAGGTGGCCGACGCTGTCGAGAGCCAGATCTCCGATCTCACTGACCGGCTCGCCGCCACCAAGAAGAACCCCGGCCGATCCGGGCAGGAAGCTGTGGAGCGAGACGTCGAGATCCGCCGGCTCACCACCCGGATCCGCACGTTGCGCCGCTTCGGCCTCGACCTGGTGCTGGGCCGGATGGTGGCCGCCGACGGCGAGACCACCTACGTGGGACGGCTCGGCCTCACCGACCACACCGGCCGCCGGCTGCTGGTCGATTGGCGTTCGCCGGCCGCCGAACCATTCTTCGGGGCGACCCACGGCGACCCCATGGGCCTGACCAGCCGCCGCCGGTACCGGTGGAGCCGGGGACGCATCGTCGACTACTGGGACGAGGTGTTCGAGACCGGCGTGCAGCAGAGCGCCGCGATGGACGATCAGTCCGCCTTCATCGCCAGTCTCGGCGCCTCCCGCTCGGACCGGATGCGCGACGTGCTCGGCACCATCGCTGCCGATCAGGACGCCATCGTCCGTTCCCCGGGGGCTGGTGCGCTGATCGTCGACGGCGGACCGGGGACGGGGAAGACCGTCGTCGCCCTGCACCGGGCCGCGTATCTCACCTATTCCGACCCGCAGCTCGGCGAGGGGCGCGGTGGCGTGCTCGTCGTCGGACCGCACCGGCCCTATCTGCACTACGTCTCCGATGTGCTGCCCAGCCTGGGTGAGGACGGGGTGGCCACCTGCACCCTCGCTGACATGCAACCGGAGGGCGCTGCCGCGCTGGCTGAGGCCGATCCGGAGGTCGCCCGGCTCAAGACGTCGGCGCAGATGGTGCGCGGCATCCGCACCGGCATCCGGTTCTACGAGGAGCCACCCGCTGAGGACACATGGGTCACCCTGCCCTGGGCGAAGCTCGTGCTCACACCGGAGGACTGGGCTGAGGCCTTCCGCGCCGTCGACCCGAGCGTGCCGCACAACGAGGCGCTGACAGACATCTGGGATGCGCTCGTGGAGATCGTCGCCGACAAGCTCACCGATGACGAAGAAGCGGCCCCCGAGGTGATCCGCCGCAACCTCACCCGCAGCAGCGCCCTGACCGAGGCACTGAGCCGGGCATGGCCGACACTCGAGGCGACGGACGTCGTCGGGGATCTGTGGACGGTCCCGGCGTTCCTGAAACTGTGCGCACCCTGGCTCTCCCGCGAGGAGATCCGGTTGCTGCAGCGCAAGGATCCCCACGCCTGGACCACCGCCGACCTCCCACTGCTTGATGCCGCCCGCCGCCTGCTGGGGGACGCGGGACTGGTGCGCCGGGAGCGGGAGCGAGCAGACGCCGTCGCCAAGGAGCGTGCCGCCATTGGGGAGGTGATCGACCACCTGATGGAGCACGATGACTCCGAGCTCGGGGTGATGACGATGCTGCGGCACGAGGACCTGCAGGAGGCACTGGTGGACGACTCGGCACTGCCTCGGGAGGGCCGGGACCGGCTCGCCGGGCCGTTCGCGCACGTGGTGGTGGACGAGGCGCAGGAGCTCACCGACGCCGAGTGGCAGATGATCCTGGCCCGGTGCCCCTCGGCGAGCCTGACGATCGTCGGGGATCGGGCGCAGGCGCGGCGTGGCTTCTCCGAGTCGTGGGCGCAGCGGCTGGAGCGGGTCGGGATCACCCGCACCCGCCTGGCGAGCCTGTCGACCAACTACCGCACGCCGTCGGAGGTGATGGCCGAGGCCGAACCGGTGATCCGTGCTGCTCTCCCCGACGCGAACGTGCCCACCTCCATCCGTTCCAGCGGGGTCCCGGTGCGGCGCGGGACCGTCTCCGAGCTGGAGACGATCCTCGAGGAATGGCTGGCCGAGCACTCCGGTACCGCGTGCGTGATCGGGCACCCGGAGTTCGTCGGCACCGATCGCGTGCAGTCATTGACGCCGCAGCTGGCCAAGGGGCTCGAGTTCGACCTGGTCGTGCTGGTGCGCCCGGAGGAGTTCGGGGACGGCATCACCGGCGCGGTGGACCGGTACGTCGCGATGACCCGGTCCACCCGGGAGCTGGTGGTGCTGACCTGA